Proteins from a single region of Nomia melanderi isolate GNS246 chromosome 11, iyNomMela1, whole genome shotgun sequence:
- the bsk gene encoding mitogen-activated protein kinase dJNK yields MPYLGPDMTSRLSAMFYTVEVGDTRFTILKRYQNLKPIGSGAQGIVCAAFDTVTAQNVAIKKLSRPFQNVTHAKRAYREFKLMKLVNHKNIIGLLNAFTPQRSLDEFQDVYLVMELMDANLCQVIQMDLDHERMSYLLYQMLCGIKHLHSAGIIHRDLKPSNIVVKSDCTLKILDFGLARTAGTTFMMTPYVVTRYYRAPEVILGMGYKENVDIWSVGCIMGEMIRGGVLFPGSDHIDQWNKIIEQLGTPAQEFMQRLQTTVRNYVENRPRYPGYPFDRLFPDVLFPSDSSEHNRLKASQARDLLSRMLVIDPERRISVDDALLHNYINVWYDEGEVNAPAPAPYDHSVDEREHTVEQWKELIYQEVMEYETSHNPATVAQGPESGGSR; encoded by the exons ATGCCTTACCTGGGGCCTGATATGACATCCCGGCTGTCCGCCATGTTTTACACGGTCGAAGTCGGGGACACAAGGTTCACCATCCTCAAACGGTACCAGAACCTGAAGCCGATCGGGTCGGGCGCGCAGGGTATCGTTTG TGCGGCGTTCGACACGGTCACCGCTCAGAATGTGGCGATCAAGAAGCTCTCGAGACCCTTTCAGAACGTGACGCACGCGAAGAGGGCCTACAGGGAGTTCAAACTGATGAAGCTGGTGAACCATAAGAAC ATCATAGGTCTTCTGAACGCGTTCACGCCGCAACGGTCGCTGGACGAGTTTCAGGACGTCTACCTGGTGATGGAGCTGATGGACGCGAACCTGTGCCAGGTGATACAGATGGATCTGGATCACGAGCGCATGTCCTACCTTCTTTACCAAATGCTATGCGGCATCAAGCACTTACACTCGGCCGGTATTATTCACAGG GATCTGAAGCCGAGCAATATCGTGGTCAAGTCCGACTGCACGCTCAAGATTCTCGACTTCGGTTTGGCGAGGACCGCCGGGACGACGTTCATGATGACGCCGTACGTGGTCACGCGGTACTATCGGGCGCCAGAG GTTATCTTGGGCATGGGTTACAAGGAGAACGTGGACATCTGGTCGGTCGGGTGCATCATGGGCGAGATGATTAGGGGCGGCGTGCTGTTTCCCGGCTCGGATCACATCGACCAGTGGAACAAAATAATCG AACAACTGGGAACACCGGCGCAGGAGTTTATGCAGCGGCTGCAAACGACCGTGAGGAATTACGTGGAGAACAGGCCACGATATCCGGGATACCCGTTCGACAGGCTATTCCCGGACGTACTGTTCCCCTCGGACTCCTCGGAGCACAATAGATTAAAAG CGAGCCAAGCCAGGGATCTATTGTCGCGCATGCTCGTCATCGACCCCGAGCGACGCATCTCCGTCGACGACGCTCTACTGCACAATTACATAAACGTGTGGTACGACGAGGGCGAAGTGAACGCC CCCGCGCCAGCTCCGTACGACCACAGCGTGGACGAGAGGGAGCACACGGTGGAACAGTGGAAGGAGCTGATCTACCAGGAGGTGATGGAATACGAGACGAGTCACAATCCCGCGACGGTAGCCCAGGGGCCGGAGAGCGGCGGCTCCCGGTAG
- the LOC116434872 gene encoding LOW QUALITY PROTEIN: sperm flagellar protein 2-like (The sequence of the model RefSeq protein was modified relative to this genomic sequence to represent the inferred CDS: deleted 1 base in 1 codon; substituted 1 base at 1 genomic stop codon) — MGDILQSWIRARLGIVIDLGPKVFGHYTKDGRLLAQILHSYDIISRDQLHTIMATHDPALCRVNLKHLRFWLRFLGIECDQESVEEISCGNGTASLRLFYKVYLCLETRDRLHFITLQKERERFVPASRKFDVSTVSEDPPAYEPPEHPRSKKLLQGKTTVVGWHRSKFPAILRKLKRERQMLEVPAWEPYPVVRPIEHIVSEVFAIFLSPPVLSTLPVDASSQRSKSEDRRRMQESADADRFARRTASKSRKTEDQREEHSGNEFVSVAEDPEMARTYVEWLKCRGKRAATVSALKTKMQKALMHQLWERIAADQEDRLDEAIARRTLDQSRYEKQMMTKLCEVREQRSRMLENQRILEDMTEKANEVEHLASIERRKDQAAKEQLDEELECERMCELRRRLAEEKVRRLEERHRDLCRDTVQEIVNLALKIEDYKQLNTGIVPQRILREWVNKFVRGEAVLDAQSREEERIDQTTVEEASSVKLQQIELLREALLEDYLRARSPWDQILPEESTTTRLGRVVLGRLVHRLLNYVHPVDSDAPTPPVKFDGVAIVLGLANPAAHESLRRMLGNSGIRLVRMEDAINYCLERYKNEMLDVEYIDARVLSATAEFVKELESGKRRMSCPQQRRSVSVKSAESHARRRSWSTGSRHREEEATTLEKQTQTPRNIPHEDLDPVLTDSACIGKWAYEFLALGQPITNELATKILVEYLKDLRGASGWVLIDYPNTYEQMSLLETALTGSKIPPDPEVLDFEDVTVEDVQSIPPRIVYEDQRRPVDSYRQSKLIRADPTMQIDSCVDVLPLXTSRLVPCPIRRIQDIPTPTFASLFVRVARKPADFQMQDRSSEELTRDSPSVDKFYASRKIGYFLYYNDLNETALKRLARLVIGESSQRKSSVELFGDSPRSHERGRARSTGSKAPVIRRMLPESPEVAEQDQEVADPEEEEIVPEEAQDYEFEAEPPKPGEEDWEWIDLPLPSPLAKLLANLWDSVEEAYVESLKELLFLKSVHASGVVPYTEFLAKNAVEYIARPDNKQDLLNEFHLAFNEIDDDARHDQDVKCELHRRLADFQGTLWDLCDKRRQEAEEERRRFIGDEWTVYESTVLFNVYVGVAQAELDRCVDTVNLILDYYAAMTGRLSDARVPKVILNRTPSDVDADSTAAGKPGRKEKRAEVKSQSTRTSVAIPAQVPPALDRALLRQQVEDLLTDRSRTPEDAGEIDVVELIAKNVRFARNLVDDIAATVQRREEEHAASVAGKSVSPIGSSREQDLALERRYALAYEIGRVRWRLESVEAAARGDFAFLLETMQTAFHRIYDNILNRYWREMKSVNEMVNVFCFAIEDAKYLEKEMLLDGDRFVVRSNVFVKRVSEEEPAVTKEVETGSRFRVAQLFRLMETFRRVSPHGVIPERAFVHILQDLISHGTEEGESMVLPCCWYQLRSSDVFALVRELFGPASQVDWREFVIYATDLPMPSHRDILIARDRFRIQDPDLTEVVTVDQFLRTSVWFLECVEPLRDAAQLLRDDFQRSPEELYEEELYRFDRDGISIDQTLRNSNQRPKNSGDCVLGEETLRLALIKELLCRMYMIDRRKVNYTALLLAFCKAEDPREGLAKALALAIGTRICVSVEQGERYVDDVHQRTRRTGTDESRESLPRSIREMDDPSTTDCSTFGESEYKFQRSDEESVEYWVPFDVCLTVLSATLPSQVPSPEVFGPSANLRDSLLSAYRELRDDDLDDQDAVLAHRLLNHRFVKELLNSTSKFTARNMGSIVREIILSR, encoded by the exons ATGGGCGACATCTTGCAAAGTTGGATCCGAGCCAGGCTGGGCAtcgtgatcgacctcgggcccAAAGTGTTCGGGCACTACACGAAAGACGGCCGACTGCTGGCGCAGATCCTGCACAGTTACGACATAATAAGCCGCGACCAGTTGCACACCATAATGGCGACCCACGACCCGGCGCTGTGCAGGGTGAACCTGAAACACCTGAGGTTCTGGCTGCGGTTCTTGGGGATCGAGTGCGACCAAGAGAGTGTCGAGGAGATCTCCTGCGGGAACGGCACCGCGTCGCTGCGCCTCTTCTACAAGGTGTACCTGTGCTTGGAGACTAGGGACAG GTTGCACTTCATCACGCTGCAAAAGGAGAGGGAAAGGTTCGTGCCGGCGTCGCGAAAATTCGACGTGAGCACGGTCAGCGAGGATCCTCCGGCGTACGAGCCGCCGGAGCATCCTCGCTCGAAGAAGCTGCTCCAGGGGAAGACGACCGTCGTCGGCTGGCACCGTTCCAAGTTCCCGGCGATCCTCCGGAAGCTGAAACGAGAGAGACAGATGCTGGAAGTGCCCGCTTGGGAACCGTACCCCGTCGTTCGGCCCATCGAGCACATCGTTTCCGAGGTATTCGCGATCTTTCTTTCCCCTCCTGTCCTCTCGACTCTTCCGGTGGACGCGTCGTCGCAGAGATCGAAGTCCGAGGACCGCAGGAGGATGCAAGAGAGCGCGGACGCGGACCGGTTCGCTCGCAGGACCGCGTCGAAGTCGAGAAAGACGGAGGACCAGCGCGAGGAACATTCGGGAAACGAGTTCGTTTCGGTCGCGGAGGACCCGGAGATGGCGAGGACCTACGTGGAGTGGTTGAAATGTCGCGGCAAGCGTGCGGCGACCGTCTCCGCGCTGAAGACGAAGATGCAGAAGGCGTTGATGCACCAGCTCTGGGAGCGCATCGCGGCCGACCAGGAGGACCGGCTCGACGAGGCGATCGCGCGACGGACGCTCGACCAGTCCAGGTACGAGAAGCAGATGATGACGAAGCTGTGCGAGGTGCGCGAGCAGAGGAGCCGGATGCTCGAGAACCAGAGGATCCTCGAGGACATGACGGAGAAGGCGAACGAGGTGGAGCACCTCGCGAGCATCGAGCGGAGGAAGGACCAGGCGGCGAAGGAGCAGCTGGACGAGGAGCTGGAGTGCGAGAGGATGTGCGAGCTGCGCCGCAGGCTGGCCGAGGAGAAGGTGCGCAGGCTGGAGGAGCGGCACAGGGACCTCTGCCGCGACACGGTGCAGGAGATAGTGAACCTGGCTCTCAAGATCGAGGACTACAAGCAGCTGAACACCGGGATCGTGCCGCAGAGGATACTCCGCGAGTGGGTCAACAAGTTCGTGAGAGGCGAGGCCGTTCTGGACGCCCAGTCGCGCGAGGAGGAGCGGATCGACCAGACGACCGTCGAGGAAGCGTCCAGCGTGAAGCTCCAGCAGATCGAGCTGCTGCGAGAAGCCCTCCTCGAGGACTATCTCCGCGCGAGATCGCCCTGGGACCAGATTCTCCCAGAGGAATCGACAACGACGCGTCTCGGTCGCGTGGTGCTGGGCCGCCTGGTGCATCGTCTCCTGAACTACGTCCACCCCGTCGACAGCGACGCGCCGACTCCGCCGGTCAAGTTCGACGGCGTCGCGATCGTCCTCGGGCTGGCGAACCCTGCGGCTCACGAGTCGCTCCGCCGGATGCTCGGCAACAGCGGGATCCGGCTGGTGCGGATGGAGGACGCGATCAACTACTGCCTCGAGCGGTACAAGAATGAGATGCTGGACGTGGAGTACATCGACGCCAGGGTGCTCTCCGCGACCGCCGAGTTCGTGAAGGAGCTCGAGAGCGGCAAGCGCCGGATGTCCTGCCCACAGCAGCGGCGCAGCGTGTCGGTCAAGTCCGCGGAGAGTCACGCGCGACGACGGAGCTGGTCTACGGGGTCCAGGCACCGCGAGGAGGAAGCCACCACCTTGGAGAAGCAGACGCAGACTCCCAGGAACATCCCGCACGAGGACCTGGACCCGGTGCTCACCGATTCCGCGTGCATCG GCAAATGGGCTTACGAGTTCCTCGCGCTGGGCCAGCCGATCACGAACGAGCTGGCGACGAAAATCCTCGTGGAGTACCTGAAGGACCTGCGCGGCGCCAGCGGCTGGGTGCTGATCGACTACCCGAACACCTACGAGCAGATGTCCCTGCTGGAGACCGCACTGACTGGCTCCAAGATACCGCCGGACCCCGAAGTGCTGGATTTCGAGGACGTCACGGTGGAGGACGTGCAGTCGATCCCGCCGAGGATCGTCTACGAGGATCAGAGGCGACCGGTCGACTCGTACAGGCAATCCAAGCTAATCCGAGCCGATCCGACGATGCAGATAGATTCCTGCGTTGACGTTCTTCCTCTTTAGAC GTCGAGACTCGTGCCGtgtccgatcagacgcatccaGGATATCCCGACGCCCACGTTCGCCAGCCTGTTCGTCCGAGTGGCGCGGAAGCCTGCCGACTTTCAGATGCAGGATCGCTCGAGCGAGGAGCTGACTCGAGACTCCCCCTCCGTGGATAAGTTCTACGCGTCCAGGAAGATCGGTTACTTCCTCTACTACAACGACCTGAACGAGACCGCGCTGAAGAGACTGGCGAGACTCGTGATCGGCGAGTCCTCGCAGAGGAAGTCCTCCGTCGAGTTGTTCGGGGACTCGCCGAGGAGCCACGAGCGCGGCAGAGCTCGCAGCACCGGCTCGAAGGCGCCGGTGATCAGACGCATGTTGCCCGAGTCGCCGGAGGTCGCCGAGCAGGACCAGGAAGTCGCGGATCCGGAAGAGGAAGAAATTGTACCGGAGGAAGCGCAGGACTACGAGTTTGAAGCAGAACCTCCGAAACCGGGCGAGGAGGACTGGGAGTGGATCGACCTGCCCCTGCCGTCTCCTTTGGCCAAACTCCTGGCGAACCTCTGGGATAGCGTCGAGGAGGCGTACGTGGAGAGCCTGAAGGAACTGCTGTTCCTGAAGAGCGTGCACGCGTCGGGCGTCGTGCCGTACACGGAGTTCCTCGCGAAGAACGCGGTAGAGTACATCGCCAGGCCGGACAACAAGCAGGACCTGTTGAACGAGTTCCACCTGGCCTTCAACGAGATCGACGACGACGCGCGGCACGACCAGGACGTCAAGTGCGAGCTGCACCGTCGGCTGGCCGACTTCCAGGGCACCCTGTGGGACCTCTGCGACAAGCGCAGGCAGGAGGCCGAGGAGGAGCGCAGGCGGTTCATCGGCGACGAGTGGACCGTCTACGAGTCGACGGTCCTCTTCAACGTCTACGTCGGCGTGGCTCAGGCGGAGCTGGACCGGTGCGTCGACACGGTCAACCTGATCCTGGATTATTACGCGGCGATGACCGGCAGACTGTCGGACGCGCGGGTCCCTAAGGTGATCCTGAATCGGACGCCGAGCGACGTCGACGCGGACTCGACTGCGGCCGGGAAACCTGGTCGAAAGGAGAAGCGAGCCGAGGTCAAGTCCCAGTCGACGAGAACGTCCGTCGCGATTCCCGCGCAGGTTCCTCCTGCGCTCGACCGAGCCCTCCTCCGCCAGCAGGTCGAAGATCTGTTGACGGACAGGAGCAGAACGCCCGAGGACGCGGGCGAGATCGACGTCGTCGAGCTGATCGCGAAGAACGTTCGCTTCGCGAGGAACCTCGTCGACGATATCGCCGCGACGGTTCAGAGGCGGGAAGAGGAACACGCAGCGAGCGTCGCAGGCAAGAGCGTCTCGCCGATCGGTTCCAGCCGCGAGCAGGACCTCGCGCTGGAACGCCGGTACGCGCTCGCCTACGAGATCGGTCGGGTTCGCTGGAGACTGGAGTCGGTAGAGGCCGCGGCGCGAGGCGATTTCGCGTTCTTGCTGGAAACGATGCAAACCGCCTTCCATCGGATCTATGACAACATCTTGAACAG GTACTGGCGCGAGATGAAGAGCGTCAACGAAATGGTGAACGTGTTCTGCTTCGCGATCGAGGACGCGAAGTACTTGGAGAAGGAGATGCTCCTCGACGGCGACCGGTTCGTAGTTCGGTCGAACGTGTTCGTGAAGCGAGTCTCGGAGGAGGAACCAGCGGTGACGAAGGAGGTCGAGACGGGCTCGCGGTTCCGCGTGGCTCAGCTCTTCCGGCTGATGGAGACGTTCCGGCGCGTGTCTCCGCACGGAGTGATTCCGGAGCGCGCGTTCGTGCACATTCTGCAGGATCTGATCAGCCACGGCACGGAGGAGGGCGAGTCGATGGTGCTCCCGTGCTGCTGGTACCAGCTGCGATCCTCGGACGTGTTCGCTCTCGTTCGCGAGCTGTTCGGACCCGCGAGTCAGGTCGACTGGCGGGAGTTCGTGATTTACGCGACGGACCTGCCGATGCCGAGCCACCGGGACATCCTGATCGCGAGGGATCGGTTTCGCATCCAGGACCCGGACCTGACGGAAGTCGTCACCGTCGACCAGTTCCTCCGGACGTCCGTCTGGTTCCTGGAGTGCGTCGAGCCGCTGCGAGACGCGGCGCAGCTGCTGCGCGACGACTTCCAGCGGAGTCCCGAGGAGCTGTACGAGGAGGAGCTGTACCGGTTCGACCGCGACGGGATTTCGATCGACCAGACGCTGCGGAACTCGAATCAGCGGCCCAAGAACTCCGGCGACTGCGTCCTCGGCGAGGAGACGCTGCGCCTGGCGCTGATCAAGGAGTTGCTCTGCCGGATGTACATGATCGACCGGCGCAAGGTCAACTACACCGCTCTGCTGTTGGCCTTCTGCAAGGCCGAGGACCCGCGCGAAGGCCTCGCGAAggcgctcgcgctcgcgatcGGCACCAGAATCTGCGTTAGCGTGGAACAGGGCGAGCGATACGTCGATGACGTGCACCAGCGAACGCGTCGCACGGGTACCGACGAGTCGCGCGAATCTCTGCCCAGATCGATTCGAGAG ATGGACGACCCCTCGACGACCGACTGCTCCACGTTCGGCGAGAGCGAGTACAAGTTTCAGAGGTCCGACGAGGAATCGGTCGAGTATTGGGTGCCCTTCGACGTCTGCCTC ACGGTACTGTCCGCCACCTTGCCGTCGCAGGTTCCGAGCCCGGAAGTCTTCGGTCCGTCGGCGAACCTTCGGGATTCTTTGCTTTCCGCGTACAGGGAACTGAGGGACGACGACCTCGACGACCAGGACGCTGTCCTGGCCCATCGCTTGCTGAATCACCGATTCGTGAAGGAACTTTTGAACTCCACGAGCAAGTTCACCGCGAGGAACATGGGGAGTATCGTTCGGGAGATTATACTGTCCAGATAG